Proteins co-encoded in one Pseudopipra pipra isolate bDixPip1 chromosome 12, bDixPip1.hap1, whole genome shotgun sequence genomic window:
- the C12H15orf61 gene encoding uncharacterized protein C15orf61 homolog isoform X2 — protein MDPPCARCPPCPPAQSTECHGQAFLGHLQGWRLHHLPGKAIPKFNNLFREEIPPDVPPDPPLAQLEAVPSPPVPCSLGAEPDPPRLPPPVRGLQSQKVPPEPPFLQAEPPQLLQPLLLLQPLPRTGSSPSRVPAVMRGPARPLPPAQARLCPARRPRGMRALRRLHEAVLALLLWRGPAPARPAASEVLSQHLRQRRLPHWTSFCVKYSAVRNDQFGLSHFNWPVDGANYLVLRTGCFPFIKYHCSRAAPQDLALQNAAFTALKASQLYCMDLAPGSLPVSQRLFKRVTAQLLFIF, from the exons atggatcccccctgtgcccggtgcccaccttgtcccccagcccagagcaccgagtgccacggccaggccttcctgggacacctccaggggtggagactgcaccacctccctgggaaggcAATTCCAAAGTTTAACAACCTTTTCcgggaagaaattcctcctgatgtcccacctgaccctcccctggcccagctggaggccgttccctctcctcctgtcccttgttccctgggagcagagcccgaccccccccggctcccccctcctgtcagggggttgcagagccagaaggtcccccctgagcctccttttctccaggctgagcccccccagctccttcagccgctcctgctgctccagccccttccccggACCGGCTCCAGCCCCTCTCGTGTCCCTGCTGTCATGAGGGGCCCGGCCCGTCCCCTCCCGCCGGCGCAGGCGCGGCTGTGCCcggcccggcggccccgcgggaTGCGGGCGCTGCGGCGGCTGCACGAGGCGGTCCTGGCGCTGCTGCTGTGGCggggcccggccccggcccggcccgcggcCTCGGAGGTGCTGAGCCAGCACCTGCGGCAGCGCCGGCTGCCCCACTGGACCTCCTTCTGCGTCAAGTACAGCGCGGTGCGCAACGACCAGTTCGGGCTCTCGCACTTCAACTGGCCCGTGGACGGCGCCAACTACCTGGTGCTGCGCACCGGCTGCTTCCCCTTCATCAAGTACCACTGCTCGCGGGCCGCGCCGCAGGACCTGGCGCTGCAGAACGCCGCCTTCACCGCGCTCAAG GCATCCCAACTTTACTGTATGGACTTGGCTCCTGGTTCTTTGCCAGTGTCACAGAGACTGTTCAAACGAGTCACGGCCCAGttactatttattttctaa
- the C12H15orf61 gene encoding uncharacterized protein C15orf61 homolog isoform X1, translating into MRGPARPLPPAQARLCPARRPRGMRALRRLHEAVLALLLWRGPAPARPAASEVLSQHLRQRRLPHWTSFCVKYSAVRNDQFGLSHFNWPVDGANYLVLRTGCFPFIKYHCSRAAPQDLALQNAAFTALKVLNAGIPTLLYGLGSWFFASVTETVQTSHGPVTIYFLNKEDEGAMY; encoded by the exons ATGAGGGGCCCGGCCCGTCCCCTCCCGCCGGCGCAGGCGCGGCTGTGCCcggcccggcggccccgcgggaTGCGGGCGCTGCGGCGGCTGCACGAGGCGGTCCTGGCGCTGCTGCTGTGGCggggcccggccccggcccggcccgcggcCTCGGAGGTGCTGAGCCAGCACCTGCGGCAGCGCCGGCTGCCCCACTGGACCTCCTTCTGCGTCAAGTACAGCGCGGTGCGCAACGACCAGTTCGGGCTCTCGCACTTCAACTGGCCCGTGGACGGCGCCAACTACCTGGTGCTGCGCACCGGCTGCTTCCCCTTCATCAAGTACCACTGCTCGCGGGCCGCGCCGCAGGACCTGGCGCTGCAGAACGCCGCCTTCACCGCGCTCAAGGTGCTCAACGCCG GCATCCCAACTTTACTGTATGGACTTGGCTCCTGGTTCTTTGCCAGTGTCACAGAGACTGTTCAAACGAGTCACGGCCCAGttactatttattttctaaataaagaaGATGAAGGAGCCATGTACTGA